Proteins co-encoded in one Seriola aureovittata isolate HTS-2021-v1 ecotype China chromosome 1, ASM2101889v1, whole genome shotgun sequence genomic window:
- the anpepa gene encoding aminopeptidase N, whose translation MGKVYYVSKNVGLGLLVLAATALATIIALSIAYDKERAKNQGRPGDGGADSTSMPEPATTASTPKEPWDRYRLPDSLVPVSYNVTLWPRLEPNTDGLYIFIGHSAVVFRCMKETDLIIIHSNKLNLTNFHGHHAKLSGLGEVGAPAIQRSWLVVKTEYLVLQLQHRLAVGATYVLYTEFQGELADDLEGFYRSEYVEDGVKKVVATSQMQATFARKTFPCFDEPAMKAVFNVIIIHKPGTVALSNGREKDVADSVIDWIPVKVTTFEPTERMSTYLLAFIVSDFVSVQSNQNHNLLIRIWARKKAIDERQGDYALNVTGPILQFYEHYYNATYPLSKSDQIALPDFNAGAMENWGLVTYRETALLFDPIESSTGNKERVITVISHELAHMWFGNLVTVRWWNDLWLNEGFASYVEYLGADYAEPTWNMKDQIILYDMHKVFAVDALASSHPLSRREEEVNEPAQISEMFNTISYSKGAAVLRMLSEFLTEPVFARGLSSYLNKFAFSNTVYTDLWDHLQQAVENTPGIHIPHTVHDIMNRWTLQMGFPVVTIDTRTGSITQKHFLLDPDSVVERPSQFNYIWFVPITWMKTGVEQQQHWLLQKTDTNSVMQVSGQDWVLANTNVSGYFRVNYDPDNWNRLLSLLNTNHHALPIINRAQIIDDAFNLARAKIISTTLALTTTKYLSKEREYIPWESALRNLNYYTLMFDRTEVYGALQKYLKRQVQPLFEYFKTITANWTKVPAGHTDQYNQVNAIGIACRMGVGGCRELTKSWYKQWMENPSHNPIHSNLKSTVYCIAIAFGGVEEWDFAWTMFKNATLASEASRLRSAMACTKTPWLLNRYLEYTLDPTKIRKQDATSTIQYIASNVVGMPLAWNFIRAKWSYIFQQYGRGSFSFSNLINGFTRRFSTEFELQELKKFKEDNLHLGFGSATLALEQAIEKTTANIKWVTENKASVLKWFTEEST comes from the exons ATGGGGAAAGTCTACTATGTCAGTAAAAATGTGGGCCTTGGGTTGCTTGTACTGGCGGCCACCGCTTTGGCAACGATAATAGCTTTGTCCATTGCCTATGACAAGGAAAGGGCCAAGAATCAAGGCAGGCCTGGAGATGGAGGGGCAGACAGCACCAGCATGCCTGAACCTGCTACTACCGCCTCCACTCCAAAGGAACCCTGGGATCGCTACAGACTTCCAGACTCCCTTGTTCCTGTCTCTTACAACGTGACCCTGTGGCCCCGGCTGGAGCCCAACACAGACGGCCTGTACATCTTCATTGGACATTCAGCGGTGGTCTTCAGGTGTATGAAGGAAACAgacctcatcatcatccactccaataaGCTGAACCTCACCAACTTCCATGGGCACCATGCCAAACTGAGTGGCCTGGGTGAAGTCGGTGCACCTGCTATACAAAGGTCTTGGCTTGTGGTGAAGACAGAGTATCTGGtccttcagctgcagcacagactaGCCGTGGGAGCGACCTATGTACTATACACTGAATTTCAGGGAGAGCTGGCGGACGACCTGGAGGGCTTCTACAGGAGTGAATATGTTGAGGATGGTGTGAAGAA AGTTGTTGCTACCTCGCAGATGCAAGCAACGTTTGCCAGGAAGACCTTTCCATGCTTTGACGAGCCGGCCATGAAAGCTGTCTTCaatgtcatcatcatccacaAACCAGGCACCGTGGCTCTGTCCAACGGCAGGGAAAAAG ATGTTGCAGACTCTGTTATTGATTGGATTCCTGTCAAAGTTACTACGTTTGAGCCCACAGAGAGAATGTCCACATATCTGTTGGCATTTATCGTCAGTGACTTTGTTAGCGTTCAGTCAaaccaaaaccacaacttgttg ATTCGAATCTGGGCTCGAAAAAAAGCCATCGATGAAAGACAGGGTGACTACGCGCTCAACGTTACTGGGCCGATCCTTCAGTTCTATGAACACTACTACAATGCAACATATCCACTCTCCAAGTCAG ATCAGATAGCTCTGCCCGACTTCAATGCCGGGGCGATGGAGAACTGGGGTCTGGTCACATACAGGGAGACGGCCCTACTCTTCGACCCCATTGAATCTTCCActggaaacaaagagagagttATAACGGTCATCTCCCATGAACTTGCGCACATG tgGTTTGGCAACCTGGTGACTGTGCGATGGTGGAATGACCTGTGGTTGAACGAGGGCTTTGCGTCATACGTGGAATACCTGGGAGCTGACTATGCTGAGCCCACCTGGAACATG AAAGACCAAATCATCCTGTATGACATGCACAAGGTGTTTGCTGTGGACGCCCTGGCCTCCTCTCACCCGCTGTCCCGCCGAGAGGAGGAGGTCAATGAGCCTGCCCAGATAAGCGAGATGTTTAACACCATCTCCTACAGCAAG GGAGCGGCCGTCCTCAGGATGCTGTCAGAGTTTCTCACTGAGCCCGTGTTTGCCAGAGGACTCAGT TCTTACCTAAACAAATTTGCCTTCAGTAACACAGTGTATACAGACCTGTGGGATCATCTCCAACAG gctgttgAAAACACACCAGGTATTCATATACCACACACTGTCCATGACATCATGAACCGCTGGACTCTCCAGATGGGCTTTCCAGTGGTCACTATTGACACCAGGACAGGAAGTATCACTcagaaacacttcctgttggaTCCAGACTCTGTAGTGGAGAGGCCCTCTCAGTTCAA TTACATATGGTTTGTCCCTATTACATGGATGAAGACAGGTGTGGAGCAGCAACAGCACTGGCTCCTTCAGAAGACAG ATACCAACAGTGTGATGCAGGTGTCAGGACAGGACTGGGTGCTGGCCAACACTAATGTATCTGGATACTTCAGGGTGAACTATGATCCTGACAACTGGAACCGTCTGCTCTCCTTGCTCAACACCAACCATCAC GCTTTACCAATCATCAACAGAGCACAGATCATAGACGACGCGTTCAACCTGGCAAG AGCCAAAATAATCAGTACAACATTAGCGCTGACAACTACCAAATACCTGTCCAAGGAGAGAGAATACATCCCCTGGGAGTCAGCTCTGAGAAACCTCAACTACTACACCCTCATGTTTGACCGCACTGAGGTCTATGGAGCTTTACAA AAATACCTCAAGAGACAAGTACAGCCACTTTTTGAGTACTTCAAGACAATTACAGCCAACTGGACCAAAGTACCAGCAGGACACACTGACCA GTATAATCAGGTCAATGCTATTGGGATAGCCTGCCGTATGGGTGTTGGGGGCTGCAGGGAGTTGACCAAAAGCTGGTACAAACAGTGGATGGAAAATCCAAGTCACAACCC GATCCATTCCAACTTGAAAAGCACAGTTTACTGTATTGCCATAGCTTTTGGTGGAGTGGAGGAGTGGGACTTTGCCTGGACAATGTTCAAGAACGCCACTCTGGCCTCTGAGGCTTCCAGGCTCAGGTCAGCCATGGCCTGCACCAAAACACCGTGGCTTTTGAACAG GTATCTGGAGTACACCCTAGACCCGACTAAGATCCGCAAGCAAGACGCCACCTCTACCATCCAGTACATCGCATCAAATGTTGTGGGGATGCCCCTGGCCTGGAACTTCATCCGAGCAAAATGGAGTTACATTTTCCAGCA GTATGGAAGAGGATCGTTTTCCTTCTCTAATCTCATCAATGGATTCACAAGGAGATTCTCTACAGAGTTTGAGTTGCAGGAG ctgaaGAAATTCAAAGAAGACAACCTTCATCTTGGTTTCGGCTCAGCCACATTGGCCCTGGAGCAAGCCATAGAAAAGACCACAGCCAACATCAAGTGGGTGACAGAGAATAAAGCCAGCGTGCTTAAGTGGTTTACTGAGGAGTCCACATGA